From Verrucomicrobia bacterium S94, the proteins below share one genomic window:
- the yidC gene encoding membrane protein insertase YidC: MNKKDLIPVILLALLIPLWMIIDRTFIAPKFPAPQPVPAEQPAETPSTGKAAALSAAAPSEQSQKVEAAEIDTTVPLNETIETLENEQLKLKLSSIGGGIKQATLVNYPEVNEENSAPVTLDFSDRVALAYTGLSGIGAGDSLNITKSADGKSVIFSKAWNTGSEFRRTITIGDNYLLTVQDQFINKTSNPWNIPALRLLTGNMKNPDDTQSMKGLSIIGADSYSESEGIRYYGKAKGFGGTAVQKIFKKAGKPESIDVIPEGMLNEKVNWVSAKNKFFVQIISPDKPVATMSILARRDITQKSVVPESIATSLDFQPVALGAGDTLNLKYTCYIGPKNFSILKNAGHKFEKVMEFQTIGFWSFMNWIMEPARQFLLWALNLFNAVVHNYGLAIILLTMLMRTLFWPLTHKSTQKMRENSEKMQVVQPKIKAIQEKYKGQPQRIQQETMKVYQEHGFNPMAMMGGCLPMLLQMPVFFALFTVLRNAIELRYAGFLWIADLSQPENLFAGSIPFIGSLNILPVLMSISMIFQQKLSTPNAAATPEQQQQQKMMMYMMPIMMLFLFYSMPSGLTLYWTTSNVLMIIQTSAYNYRKKHKEA, encoded by the coding sequence ATGAATAAAAAAGATCTGATCCCCGTCATACTGCTGGCCCTGCTCATCCCGCTGTGGATGATTATCGACCGCACCTTCATCGCGCCTAAATTTCCGGCACCGCAGCCCGTTCCGGCTGAACAGCCGGCGGAAACGCCGTCCACCGGAAAAGCCGCCGCGCTCTCTGCCGCCGCGCCTTCCGAACAGTCTCAAAAGGTAGAAGCTGCTGAAATCGACACCACGGTACCGCTCAACGAAACCATCGAGACGCTGGAAAACGAACAGCTTAAACTTAAACTCAGTTCCATCGGCGGCGGAATCAAACAGGCAACGCTGGTCAACTATCCGGAAGTGAACGAAGAAAACAGCGCACCGGTCACCCTCGACTTTTCCGACCGCGTCGCCCTCGCCTATACCGGCCTGAGCGGTATCGGCGCCGGTGACTCCCTCAATATCACAAAATCCGCTGACGGAAAATCCGTGATTTTTTCCAAAGCCTGGAACACCGGTTCGGAATTCCGCCGGACCATCACCATCGGCGACAACTACCTGCTGACAGTGCAGGATCAGTTCATCAATAAAACATCCAATCCCTGGAACATTCCCGCCCTGCGTCTGCTCACCGGAAATATGAAAAATCCGGATGACACCCAATCGATGAAAGGCCTGAGCATTATCGGAGCTGATTCCTACTCCGAGAGCGAAGGGATCCGCTACTACGGCAAAGCCAAAGGCTTCGGCGGAACGGCAGTGCAGAAGATCTTTAAAAAAGCCGGAAAACCGGAATCCATCGATGTCATTCCCGAAGGCATGCTTAACGAGAAAGTGAACTGGGTTTCTGCAAAAAATAAATTTTTCGTTCAGATCATCAGCCCGGATAAACCGGTGGCCACCATGTCGATCCTCGCCCGGCGGGATATCACCCAGAAGAGCGTCGTTCCTGAAAGCATTGCCACCTCCCTCGATTTCCAGCCCGTTGCACTCGGTGCCGGCGACACCCTGAACCTGAAATATACCTGCTACATCGGTCCCAAAAACTTTTCGATCCTCAAAAATGCCGGGCATAAATTCGAAAAAGTAATGGAATTCCAGACGATCGGATTCTGGAGCTTCATGAACTGGATCATGGAGCCGGCCCGCCAGTTTCTGCTTTGGGCTCTCAACCTCTTTAACGCCGTTGTACACAACTACGGCCTAGCCATTATTCTACTGACCATGCTGATGCGCACCCTCTTCTGGCCGCTCACCCATAAGAGCACACAGAAAATGCGCGAAAATTCGGAAAAGATGCAGGTCGTTCAACCGAAAATCAAAGCGATTCAGGAAAAATATAAAGGCCAGCCTCAGCGCATCCAGCAGGAAACCATGAAAGTCTATCAGGAACATGGATTCAACCCCATGGCCATGATGGGCGGATGCCTGCCGATGCTGCTGCAGATGCCGGTATTCTTCGCGCTCTTTACCGTACTCCGCAATGCCATCGAACTGCGTTATGCCGGATTCCTGTGGATTGCCGACCTCAGCCAACCGGAAAACCTGTTTGCCGGAAGCATTCCGTTCATCGGATCACTGAATATTCTGCCGGTCCTGATGTCGATCTCGATGATCTTCCAGCAGAAGCTTTCCACACCGAATGCGGCAGCCACTCCGGAACAGCAGCAACAGCAGAAGATGATGATGTACATGATGCCGATTATGATGCTGTTCCTCTTCTACAGCATGCCGTCCGGCCTTACGCTCTACTGGACCACCAGTAACGTGCTGATGATTATCCAGACCTCCGCATACAATTACCGGAAGAAACATAAGGAAGCTTAA
- the yidD gene encoding membrane protein insertion efficiency factor YidD translates to MDGNSTEARPSARKKTPRHLRPDGFVQLPARTAILLIRGYQLIISPWLGQRCRFQPTCSHYCIEALRQHGMVYGLWLGVIRICKCHPLHPGGIDPVPERKNRNNG, encoded by the coding sequence ATGGATGGAAACTCCACTGAAGCCAGACCATCCGCCCGTAAAAAAACGCCTCGTCACCTCCGGCCCGACGGCTTTGTTCAACTGCCGGCCCGCACGGCGATTCTGCTGATCCGCGGCTATCAGCTGATCATCAGCCCCTGGCTCGGTCAGCGCTGCCGTTTCCAGCCGACGTGCTCGCACTATTGCATTGAAGCACTGCGGCAACATGGTATGGTTTACGGTCTTTGGCTCGGGGTGATAAGAATCTGTAAATGCCATCCGCTGCATCCCGGCGGTATTGACCCCGTACCCGAAAGAAAAAACAGGAATAACGGATGA